In Paenibacillus phoenicis, one genomic interval encodes:
- a CDS encoding ABC transporter ATP-binding protein, which produces MAKPLVLDNVMKQFGEKTAVNNISLQVEEGEIYGLLGANGAGKTTTMRMVLGLIYPDGGQILYNGKPYSRELQSQMGYLPEERGLYPKVKVSDQIIYLARLRGMSAAEADKSLKYWLERFEVPEYYDKKIEELSKGNQQKMGFIAAVVHKPKIVIMDEAFSGLDPVNVELLKATVKELRDQGTSILFSTHRMEHVEELCRNITILHRSNTVLQGNLQEIKKRYPREEVLLHTAGEVTGLERIAGVEKVERKERGYLVRISQVSAAQEILRRAMEVSEVEHFEIKEPTLNQIFIKEVGESNE; this is translated from the coding sequence ATGGCGAAACCATTGGTACTGGACAACGTAATGAAGCAGTTTGGCGAGAAAACGGCTGTCAACAACATTTCGCTCCAGGTAGAGGAAGGCGAGATTTACGGTTTGCTTGGCGCCAACGGTGCCGGGAAGACGACAACGATGCGGATGGTGCTGGGTTTGATCTATCCGGATGGCGGGCAGATCTTGTACAACGGTAAGCCTTACAGCCGGGAGCTGCAATCGCAAATGGGTTATCTGCCGGAGGAACGCGGCTTGTACCCGAAGGTGAAGGTCAGCGACCAAATCATCTACCTGGCCCGCTTGCGCGGCATGTCTGCGGCGGAGGCCGACAAGAGCTTGAAGTATTGGCTTGAACGGTTTGAAGTGCCGGAATACTACGATAAGAAAATCGAGGAACTGTCCAAAGGCAACCAGCAAAAAATGGGCTTTATCGCCGCGGTCGTCCATAAACCGAAAATCGTCATCATGGACGAAGCGTTTAGCGGCTTGGACCCGGTTAACGTCGAGCTGCTGAAGGCGACGGTGAAGGAGCTGCGCGATCAAGGCACCAGCATTCTGTTCTCCACCCACCGGATGGAGCATGTAGAGGAGCTGTGCCGTAACATCACGATTTTGCACCGTTCGAATACGGTGCTGCAGGGCAATTTGCAGGAGATCAAAAAACGTTATCCACGCGAAGAAGTGCTCTTGCATACAGCGGGAGAAGTAACGGGACTCGAGCGGATCGCGGGCGTGGAGAAGGTTGAGCGGAAAGAACGCGGCTATCTGGTGCGGATCTCGCAGGTATCGGCGGCGCAAGAGATTTTGCGTAGAGCGATGGAAGTCAGCGAAGTGGAGCATTTCGAGATTAAGGAGCCTACGCTGAATCAGATCTTCATTAAAGAGGTAGGTGAATCCAATGAATAA
- the map gene encoding type I methionyl aminopeptidase: protein MKVRIKTKEEIKRIREAGRILAECHREIAKMIGPGITTLEIDAFVESFLAKRGAKAEQKGYHGFPFATCASMNDVVCHGFPSDRKLALGDIVTIDIVVGKNGWMADSGWSYRIGQVSAEAEKLLTTTEQALLAGIAQAVPGNKIGDIGYAVQRVAQAANIGIVKPLIGHGIGQSMHEAPDVPNFGRPRTGVTLRPGMVITIEPIFTGGETGAVLWEDDGWTIRTADGSLGAHYEHTLAITEDGPLVLTNGE from the coding sequence GTGAAGGTACGCATAAAAACGAAAGAGGAAATCAAGCGGATCCGTGAGGCGGGACGGATATTGGCCGAGTGCCACCGCGAAATCGCCAAAATGATCGGGCCGGGTATAACCACCCTGGAGATCGACGCCTTCGTGGAGTCGTTTTTGGCGAAGCGGGGAGCTAAGGCGGAGCAAAAGGGATACCACGGGTTTCCGTTTGCGACTTGTGCGTCGATGAATGACGTGGTTTGCCACGGGTTCCCGAGCGATCGTAAGCTGGCGCTCGGAGATATCGTCACGATCGACATTGTGGTAGGCAAAAACGGCTGGATGGCCGATTCCGGCTGGTCTTACCGGATCGGACAGGTGAGCGCTGAGGCGGAGAAGCTGCTGACGACCACCGAGCAGGCGTTGCTGGCCGGGATCGCGCAGGCGGTCCCCGGCAATAAGATCGGGGACATCGGGTATGCGGTGCAGCGCGTGGCGCAGGCCGCGAACATCGGCATCGTGAAGCCGCTGATCGGCCACGGCATCGGCCAGTCGATGCACGAAGCGCCGGACGTGCCGAACTTCGGCCGGCCGCGCACGGGAGTGACGCTGCGGCCGGGGATGGTCATCACGATCGAGCCGATCTTCACCGGCGGGGAAACCGGCGCGGTGCTGTGGGAGGATGACGGCTGGACGATCCGTACCGCGGACGGCAGCCTCGGCGCGCATTATGAACACACGCTGGCGATCACGGAGGACGGACCGCTGGTGCTGACAAACGGGGAATAA
- a CDS encoding metal-sensitive transcriptional regulator encodes MSEEHHYAEEVKRRLKRIEGQVRGVLRMMEEGKPCKEVVCQLSAVRSAADKALAQIVADNLQQCILEEQAQGGDTAHLVKEAVELLVKSR; translated from the coding sequence ATGTCCGAAGAACATCACTATGCAGAAGAAGTCAAACGCAGATTGAAACGAATCGAAGGTCAGGTGCGCGGGGTGCTTCGCATGATGGAGGAAGGGAAGCCATGCAAGGAAGTGGTGTGCCAGCTATCTGCAGTGCGGAGTGCTGCGGATAAGGCTTTGGCCCAAATCGTTGCGGATAACCTGCAGCAGTGCATTTTGGAGGAGCAGGCCCAAGGGGGAGACACCGCCCATTTGGTGAAGGAAGCGGTAGAGCTGCTGGTTAAGAGCCGGTAA
- the coxB gene encoding cytochrome c oxidase subunit II: MMKPWKAVKRLVPLFAMLALLLSACGREDLSVLRPQGPVAEGQLGLIKLSITIMIVVMLIVFGIAAYVWIKYRRKPGQNDIPKQVEGNHKLEIIWTAIPLVLVLILAVATVQKVFAFGEDYSKDANAVKIKVTSHLFWWEFTYPDYGITTAQDMIIPTGKKIALELKTADVLHSFWVPSLAGKTDTNTDGTINKAWLEATNEGVYLGKCAELCGKSHAFMEFKVKAVSPESFDRWVEAMKAPVQTIQDPAVAEVFKTQCLSCHAIGDQGGPVGPNLTGIGSRETVASILHNAEASGKPIDGKPVKDNLVEWLMDPQKVKPGNKMPSPKEDLGLTDAEIEAIADYLANSKLSY, from the coding sequence ATGATGAAACCTTGGAAGGCTGTTAAGCGGCTAGTACCTTTGTTTGCCATGCTAGCGTTGCTCTTGTCCGCATGCGGCCGTGAAGACCTGTCCGTGCTCAGACCACAGGGTCCAGTAGCTGAAGGGCAGCTCGGATTAATTAAACTGTCGATTACGATCATGATAGTTGTCATGCTGATCGTATTCGGGATCGCGGCTTACGTGTGGATCAAGTATCGCCGTAAACCGGGGCAAAACGACATTCCAAAGCAAGTTGAAGGCAACCATAAGCTGGAGATCATCTGGACTGCGATTCCGTTGGTTCTGGTACTGATTCTGGCGGTTGCAACGGTACAGAAAGTATTTGCTTTTGGCGAGGATTACTCGAAGGATGCCAATGCGGTGAAGATCAAAGTCACTTCGCATTTGTTCTGGTGGGAGTTCACCTATCCGGATTACGGCATTACGACCGCTCAGGATATGATTATCCCTACGGGCAAGAAGATTGCGCTTGAGCTGAAGACAGCGGACGTGCTGCACTCCTTCTGGGTGCCTTCACTCGCCGGCAAAACGGATACGAATACGGACGGAACGATTAATAAAGCTTGGCTGGAAGCCACGAACGAAGGGGTTTACCTCGGGAAGTGCGCCGAGCTGTGCGGGAAATCCCATGCTTTCATGGAGTTTAAAGTCAAGGCGGTTAGCCCAGAGTCCTTTGACCGTTGGGTTGAAGCGATGAAGGCGCCAGTACAAACGATTCAGGATCCAGCCGTTGCGGAAGTATTTAAGACGCAATGCTTGAGCTGCCACGCTATCGGTGACCAAGGCGGACCAGTTGGACCAAACCTGACGGGGATCGGCAGCAGAGAGACGGTTGCGAGCATTTTACATAATGCAGAAGCGTCCGGCAAACCGATCGACGGCAAACCGGTTAAGGATAATTTGGTGGAATGGCTGATGGATCCGCAAAAGGTAAAACCGGGCAACAAAATGCCAAGTCCGAAGGAAGATCTCGGATTAACGGATGCTGAAATCGAAGCCATCGCCGACTACTTGGCTAACAGCAAATTATCTTATTAA
- a CDS encoding ABC transporter permease, with protein sequence MNKMGTVVGFTFMNKVRTKSFIITTLVLALLVTIGLHVPYFIDKFTGGEDQPTKIGIVYEGQPELAKSLEAYTEKQPAAGYTLVPYEQADNAKLLAAIEAGEIDGYLQFAEGDGGVFPAVTYTSKKDSLGMGLQNALQAALQNVKAEYITKGMLTEEQIAALSAPVQIDAVKASPESGAEESGHQAEAMGAINYVIVYVLIILFFMTIMMTGNMISAEVTAEKSSRIMEILITSVSPLAQMFGKIIGMFFIGLLQIAVFAGVIAINISLPYNQPVLADFNLHLSDIRVEVLVLGLIFYILGYFLYATLFAAIGSLVSRTEELGQAVMPITMLSLAAFYIGIFSLSTPDSLLMKVSSFIPFVSPVSMIVRIGIGEPPVWEIAASLIVLAIAIFVFGWLSAKIYRTGVLLYGKRPTFKELRKAMKAYKI encoded by the coding sequence ATGAATAAAATGGGGACGGTCGTTGGCTTTACGTTCATGAATAAAGTTCGAACGAAATCATTTATCATTACGACGCTCGTGTTGGCGCTGCTGGTGACGATCGGGCTGCATGTGCCTTATTTTATCGATAAATTTACCGGCGGGGAGGATCAACCGACGAAGATCGGCATTGTGTACGAAGGGCAGCCGGAGCTGGCGAAGTCACTTGAAGCCTACACGGAGAAGCAGCCGGCGGCAGGTTACACGCTGGTTCCTTATGAACAAGCGGACAACGCGAAACTGCTAGCGGCGATTGAAGCCGGGGAAATTGATGGTTATTTGCAATTTGCCGAAGGAGATGGCGGGGTCTTCCCAGCGGTGACCTATACCTCGAAAAAAGACAGCTTGGGAATGGGACTGCAAAATGCGCTGCAGGCAGCACTGCAGAACGTTAAGGCGGAGTATATCACGAAAGGCATGCTGACTGAGGAGCAGATCGCCGCGTTAAGCGCGCCGGTCCAAATCGATGCGGTGAAGGCTTCACCGGAATCCGGCGCTGAGGAATCGGGTCATCAGGCGGAAGCGATGGGGGCGATTAATTACGTTATCGTGTATGTGCTCATCATCTTGTTCTTCATGACCATTATGATGACGGGCAATATGATCTCGGCCGAAGTCACCGCAGAGAAAAGCTCGCGCATTATGGAAATTCTCATCACCAGCGTATCACCGCTGGCGCAAATGTTCGGGAAGATTATCGGGATGTTTTTTATCGGGCTGCTGCAAATCGCCGTTTTTGCCGGGGTGATTGCGATCAATATCTCGCTGCCGTATAACCAGCCGGTGTTGGCGGATTTCAATTTGCATCTGTCCGACATCCGCGTAGAAGTGTTAGTGCTTGGCCTGATTTTCTACATCTTGGGTTACTTCCTGTATGCGACGCTGTTTGCCGCGATCGGCTCGCTGGTCAGCCGGACCGAGGAGCTGGGGCAAGCGGTGATGCCAATTACGATGCTGTCGCTGGCGGCGTTCTATATCGGGATCTTCAGCTTGAGCACGCCAGACTCGCTGCTGATGAAGGTCAGCTCCTTCATCCCGTTCGTTTCGCCGGTCTCGATGATCGTGCGGATCGGCATCGGGGAGCCGCCGGTCTGGGAAATCGCGGCTTCGCTGATCGTCCTGGCTATTGCCATCTTCGTGTTCGGCTGGTTGTCGGCGAAGATTTACCGCACCGGCGTCCTGCTGTACGGTAAACGTCCGACCTTCAAAGAGCTGCGCAAAGCGATGAAGGCTTATAAGATCTAG
- a CDS encoding DUF420 domain-containing protein translates to MDLFTLFPTLSTSFIVISAVLVAIGWGLIIKGKREAHKRTMIAAAVAALLFFLIYMSRTVFIGNTSWGGPDSLKGYYQTFLAFHIVLATVAAVFGITTLVLGFKEKYAKHRKWGRVTSVIWFCTAITGVVVYVLLYMLYPGGHTKPVWEVILGM, encoded by the coding sequence TTGGATCTGTTCACGTTATTTCCGACGCTCAGCACATCGTTTATCGTCATTAGTGCCGTGCTGGTAGCGATCGGTTGGGGGCTCATCATTAAAGGGAAACGGGAAGCTCACAAGAGGACGATGATTGCTGCGGCCGTCGCTGCGCTTCTGTTCTTCCTGATCTATATGTCGCGGACCGTATTTATCGGCAATACCTCATGGGGCGGACCAGATAGCCTCAAAGGCTATTATCAGACGTTCCTCGCCTTCCATATCGTCCTGGCGACCGTTGCGGCCGTATTTGGCATCACCACGCTGGTGCTTGGCTTCAAGGAGAAATACGCCAAACACCGCAAATGGGGACGAGTCACCTCGGTCATCTGGTTCTGCACGGCGATTACCGGCGTAGTCGTTTATGTGCTGCTGTATATGTTGTATCCGGGCGGCCATACGAAGCCGGTGTGGGAAGTCATTTTGGGAATGTAA
- the ctaD gene encoding cytochrome c oxidase subunit I, producing MDWLTTVDHKKIAILYLVAGGLFFGIGGIEALLIRVQLAKPMNDFVTAQQFNELITMHGTTMIFLGVMPVIFALMNAVIPLQIGARDVAFPFLNALGFWTFLFGGLLLNLSWVMGGAPDAGWTSYTPLSSTTYSLTHGVDFYTIGLQIAGLGTLIGGINFLATIITMRAPGMSFMRMPMFTWTTFVTSAMILFAFPAITVGLVLLTFDRILGANFFNVESGGNPVLWQHIFWIFGHPEVYILILPAFGVISEVVSTFSRKRLFGYSSMVFATILIAFLGFMVWAHHMFTTGMGPVANALFSIATMLIAVPTGIKIFNWLFTMWGGQIRFTTANLFASGFIPTFVMGGVTGVMLASAPADYQYHDTYFVVAHFHYVIVGGLVLGLFAGLHYWWPKMFGRVLNEKLGKWEFWTFIIGFHMTFFVQHFLGLLGMQRRVFTYLPNQGFDLLNLISTIGAFLMGVGVILFLVNIAITARQPKGVPGDVWEDGRTLEWSIASPPEEYNFKQIPLVRGIDAFWKEKMAGNKEMTPAEPVGPIHMPSPTILPFIMSVGLFIAGLGFMFANDDFGNGAMNFLFNNYIVVGLGLAITFLSMLLRSLFDDHGWHIEPDELNGKEVKA from the coding sequence ATGGACTGGTTGACGACGGTCGATCACAAGAAAATCGCCATTTTGTATTTAGTGGCGGGCGGTTTGTTCTTTGGGATCGGCGGTATCGAAGCATTGCTGATCCGCGTGCAGCTGGCAAAACCGATGAATGATTTTGTTACGGCACAGCAATTTAACGAATTGATTACGATGCACGGCACAACGATGATTTTCCTTGGCGTTATGCCGGTTATCTTCGCCCTGATGAACGCGGTGATTCCGCTGCAAATCGGGGCTCGGGATGTGGCGTTCCCTTTCTTGAACGCTCTCGGATTTTGGACATTCCTGTTCGGTGGACTGCTGCTGAACCTGAGCTGGGTGATGGGCGGTGCACCGGATGCGGGTTGGACCTCGTACACGCCGCTGTCGAGTACGACGTACAGCTTGACGCATGGGGTTGACTTCTACACGATCGGCTTGCAGATTGCTGGTCTAGGGACACTGATCGGCGGTATTAACTTCCTAGCGACGATCATTACGATGCGCGCGCCGGGGATGTCTTTTATGCGGATGCCGATGTTTACTTGGACGACGTTCGTGACGTCCGCGATGATCCTGTTCGCTTTCCCGGCGATCACGGTAGGTCTGGTGCTGTTGACGTTCGACCGGATTCTCGGCGCGAACTTCTTTAATGTAGAAAGCGGCGGTAACCCGGTGTTGTGGCAGCATATTTTCTGGATTTTCGGACACCCCGAAGTTTACATTTTGATTTTGCCAGCGTTTGGGGTTATCTCCGAAGTTGTTAGTACGTTCTCGCGTAAGCGGTTGTTCGGTTATAGCTCGATGGTGTTCGCTACGATCCTGATCGCCTTCCTGGGCTTCATGGTTTGGGCGCACCATATGTTTACGACAGGGATGGGGCCGGTGGCCAATGCGCTGTTCTCCATCGCTACGATGCTGATCGCTGTTCCGACGGGGATCAAAATCTTCAACTGGTTGTTTACGATGTGGGGCGGTCAAATCCGCTTTACGACGGCCAACCTGTTCGCTTCCGGTTTTATCCCGACGTTCGTTATGGGCGGGGTTACCGGGGTGATGCTGGCTTCGGCGCCGGCAGACTATCAATATCATGATACTTACTTCGTAGTAGCGCATTTCCACTACGTTATCGTAGGCGGTCTGGTTCTGGGCTTGTTCGCCGGACTGCACTACTGGTGGCCGAAGATGTTTGGCCGCGTCCTGAATGAGAAGCTTGGCAAATGGGAGTTCTGGACTTTTATTATTGGCTTCCATATGACGTTCTTCGTACAGCATTTCCTTGGCTTGCTTGGGATGCAACGCCGCGTATTTACGTATTTGCCGAACCAAGGCTTTGACCTGTTGAACTTGATCAGTACGATCGGCGCGTTCTTGATGGGCGTCGGGGTCATCTTGTTCCTGGTGAATATTGCGATTACGGCGAGACAACCAAAAGGCGTTCCGGGCGATGTCTGGGAAGACGGACGGACGCTGGAATGGTCGATTGCTTCTCCACCGGAAGAATACAACTTCAAGCAAATTCCGCTGGTTCGCGGGATTGATGCTTTCTGGAAAGAGAAGATGGCTGGCAACAAAGAAATGACGCCGGCTGAGCCGGTTGGTCCGATTCATATGCCTTCGCCGACGATTCTTCCATTTATCATGTCGGTAGGTTTGTTTATTGCCGGTCTGGGCTTTATGTTCGCTAACGACGATTTTGGTAACGGTGCGATGAACTTCCTGTTCAACAATTACATCGTAGTAGGGCTCGGCTTGGCGATCACGTTCTTGTCGATGCTGCTCCGTTCCTTGTTTGACGATCACGGCTGGCACATCGAACCGGATGAACTGAATGGGAAGGAGGTCAAAGCATGA
- a CDS encoding rhodanese-like domain-containing protein: MITVAFQPEKEITPAELVMRMKRGEQVHVLDVREPLEWAEGHISGAKHIPLGQLPERFVELDPEEELIVVCRSGGRSSLACELLSERGYRVVNMTGGMLVWQDEVE; the protein is encoded by the coding sequence ATGATCACGGTGGCGTTTCAGCCAGAAAAGGAAATAACTCCGGCCGAGCTCGTCATGCGAATGAAACGGGGCGAACAGGTTCATGTGCTGGATGTACGCGAGCCGCTTGAGTGGGCCGAAGGCCATATTTCAGGGGCTAAACATATTCCGTTGGGGCAGCTGCCAGAGCGATTTGTGGAGCTGGATCCGGAGGAAGAGCTGATCGTCGTCTGCCGCAGCGGCGGGCGGAGCAGTCTGGCGTGTGAGCTGCTCAGTGAAAGAGGCTACCGTGTGGTCAACATGACCGGCGGAATGCTGGTCTGGCAGGATGAAGTGGAGTGA
- a CDS encoding cytochrome C oxidase subunit IV family protein, translating into MVNQESNGSPAVKHRQRHEGPEKHIIAFIFSIVLTLIAFAAVAAGGVNTAFTVILLLVMAVLQVLVQLGYWMHMKDKGHLIPILFMAGGFFVAFTAIIAALYWMWW; encoded by the coding sequence ATGGTCAATCAGGAATCAAACGGTTCGCCGGCGGTAAAGCACCGTCAGCGGCATGAAGGTCCGGAGAAACATATTATCGCGTTTATTTTCTCCATCGTTCTGACCCTGATCGCTTTTGCAGCGGTTGCGGCCGGCGGAGTGAATACCGCGTTCACCGTCATTTTGCTGCTGGTGATGGCGGTACTGCAGGTGCTGGTTCAACTGGGTTACTGGATGCACATGAAGGATAAGGGGCATTTGATCCCGATCCTCTTCATGGCCGGCGGATTTTTCGTCGCATTTACCGCGATTATTGCCGCTTTATATTGGATGTGGTGGTAA
- a CDS encoding GntR family transcriptional regulator encodes MWIPIQINENSAAPLYHQIESQLRSLIVSGQIEEGTLLPSIREFAGALNCSVITVRRVYQDLEAEGLLRTRQGTGTFVAKVSADERDEYRTAVVKEALEKAVDTGKSMQYEAEELKQLFLQVMQQKYNSNQDKEGAD; translated from the coding sequence GTGTGGATTCCCATTCAAATCAACGAAAATAGCGCTGCGCCGCTTTATCATCAAATAGAGTCGCAGCTTCGCTCCCTGATCGTCAGCGGCCAAATCGAAGAAGGTACGTTGCTGCCTTCGATTCGGGAATTTGCCGGCGCCTTAAACTGCAGCGTCATTACGGTACGCCGGGTTTATCAAGATTTAGAGGCCGAGGGATTGCTTCGGACGCGGCAGGGAACAGGTACGTTTGTCGCCAAGGTCAGCGCGGACGAACGTGATGAATACCGCACCGCAGTTGTGAAGGAAGCGCTGGAGAAGGCGGTGGATACCGGGAAATCGATGCAATACGAGGCGGAAGAGTTAAAGCAGCTTTTTTTGCAGGTCATGCAACAGAAATATAACTCAAATCAAGACAAGGAGGGGGCGGATTAA
- a CDS encoding cytochrome (ubi)quinol oxidase subunit III, with protein sequence MSTPNTSHVAGTLPHEPEKATLEGRNKILGFWLFLGGEAVLFGTLFATFLTLRNQIADGPSASELFNLGITAAATFILLVSSLTSVFAIQAMHRGDKGKLAGWLAVTVLLGLAFLVLEIYEFAEYVLHEDYGMTTSAFSSAFYTLVGFHGAHVLFGILWISLLIGQLFKKGLTVVTAPKIYVSAIYWHFIDVVWVFIFTVVYLLGKVV encoded by the coding sequence ATGAGTACGCCAAACACATCGCATGTAGCAGGTACGCTGCCGCACGAACCGGAGAAGGCGACGCTGGAAGGCCGTAATAAAATTTTGGGCTTCTGGTTGTTTCTCGGAGGCGAGGCCGTCCTGTTTGGTACCTTGTTTGCAACCTTCCTGACATTGCGGAATCAAATCGCGGATGGCCCGTCCGCAAGTGAGCTGTTTAACTTGGGGATCACGGCCGCTGCAACCTTTATCCTCTTGGTCAGCAGTTTGACGAGTGTGTTCGCCATTCAGGCGATGCACCGGGGAGACAAAGGCAAGCTGGCAGGCTGGTTGGCTGTAACTGTTCTGCTTGGCCTGGCCTTCCTTGTGCTGGAGATTTATGAGTTTGCTGAGTATGTCCTGCATGAAGACTACGGCATGACAACAAGTGCGTTCAGTTCGGCGTTCTATACGCTGGTTGGCTTCCACGGCGCGCACGTGTTGTTCGGGATTTTGTGGATTTCCCTGCTCATCGGGCAACTCTTTAAAAAAGGTCTGACCGTCGTCACGGCACCGAAGATTTACGTGTCGGCCATTTACTGGCACTTCATCGACGTTGTCTGGGTGTTCATTTTCACGGTTGTCTACCTGCTCGGAAAGGTGGTCTAA
- a CDS encoding ABC transporter ATP-binding protein yields MAQPMAIELIGALKQGRRKTIGPLHLQVPKGYIVALVGPNGSGKSTMMQFIQQTLRPDAGEIRWFGQSFSGELPLELRQQIGYVPEAPEPEENYMTAERAAEFRSQWYPTWDEKLFEDLMNRFEVPRNERLNRMSKGERRKFEIAAALAARPKLLLLDEPSSGLDPFAWKGMIDELRDFMAGEDMTILIATHIVEEVKRLADYIALIHQGQVLGMAEKDQLFSSWKEIWIRSSDCSPSDLPEGTILRVDGPQVTKLVVQEQHEGELQRSLAAKGLQVIQTRSLELDEILQLWIQGHSPAKLVSTSTAALV; encoded by the coding sequence ATGGCACAACCGATGGCGATTGAGCTGATTGGAGCGCTGAAGCAGGGCCGCCGTAAAACGATCGGGCCGTTGCATTTACAAGTACCGAAGGGGTATATCGTGGCTCTGGTTGGACCTAACGGCTCTGGAAAAAGCACGATGATGCAATTCATTCAGCAAACGCTGCGGCCGGATGCGGGGGAGATTCGTTGGTTTGGACAGTCGTTCTCCGGCGAATTGCCGCTTGAGCTGCGCCAACAAATCGGATATGTCCCGGAAGCACCAGAACCGGAAGAAAATTATATGACCGCCGAGCGCGCAGCTGAATTCCGGTCGCAATGGTATCCGACTTGGGATGAGAAACTCTTTGAGGATCTCATGAATCGGTTTGAGGTCCCAAGAAATGAACGGTTAAACCGGATGTCCAAAGGAGAGCGACGTAAATTCGAGATTGCGGCAGCGCTGGCTGCCCGGCCGAAACTGCTGCTGCTCGACGAGCCCTCCTCGGGGCTGGATCCCTTCGCTTGGAAGGGCATGATCGACGAGCTCCGGGACTTTATGGCAGGCGAGGACATGACGATTTTGATCGCGACCCATATCGTGGAGGAAGTCAAGCGGCTGGCTGACTACATTGCTTTAATCCACCAGGGGCAGGTACTCGGGATGGCCGAGAAGGATCAGCTGTTCAGCAGCTGGAAGGAGATCTGGATCCGCAGCAGCGACTGCTCGCCAAGCGATTTGCCCGAGGGAACGATTCTTCGCGTCGATGGACCGCAGGTGACGAAGCTGGTCGTCCAGGAGCAGCATGAAGGAGAACTGCAGCGGAGTCTCGCGGCGAAAGGCCTGCAGGTGATCCAGACCCGCAGCTTGGAGTTAGATGAAATTTTGCAGCTATGGATTCAAGGGCATTCACCGGCGAAGCTGGTATCCACATCCACAGCGGCATTGGTTTAA
- the ctaG gene encoding cytochrome c oxidase assembly factor CtaG, which translates to MLGLEYFNFTAVWSPVFLAFMLLVTAGYFVLIGPGAEKWAEGEVHVPARRKVLFVTGMLLLYLAQGGPVELLGHMMFSFHMLSMAMSYLLAPPLLMLGLPPWVWRRVTAFLASSPLRALKFLARPVVAAVVFNGLFSFYHLPVVHDYVMLHFGVHRLYYVVLFIAAVLMWWTLVNPLPERAGVQGLKKMGFIFLNMVLLTPACGLIIFADEPLYATYSDPAVWARAMGYCVAGDPAQLLRQFGGPQFFGYLQPNIDQQVGGILMKFIQEFIFASMLAYVFYHWYKQENRENDEEEAEGAALSNSSLNPPPPQTGS; encoded by the coding sequence GTGCTGGGGTTAGAATATTTTAATTTCACAGCGGTCTGGAGCCCGGTATTTTTGGCTTTCATGCTGCTGGTCACGGCCGGATATTTCGTGTTAATTGGGCCGGGAGCTGAGAAATGGGCAGAGGGTGAAGTCCACGTTCCAGCGAGACGGAAAGTGTTGTTCGTCACCGGGATGCTGCTGCTCTATCTGGCTCAAGGCGGCCCGGTGGAACTGCTCGGCCATATGATGTTCAGCTTCCATATGCTCAGCATGGCGATGTCCTATCTGTTGGCGCCGCCGCTGTTAATGCTGGGGCTTCCCCCTTGGGTTTGGCGCCGTGTGACGGCGTTTCTGGCTTCAAGCCCGCTCAGGGCACTGAAGTTTCTGGCTCGCCCGGTGGTGGCAGCTGTGGTGTTTAACGGGTTGTTTTCGTTTTATCATCTGCCGGTCGTGCATGATTATGTGATGCTTCATTTCGGGGTGCATCGCCTGTACTATGTCGTATTGTTTATCGCGGCAGTTCTCATGTGGTGGACGCTGGTGAATCCGCTGCCCGAGCGGGCAGGGGTTCAGGGGCTCAAGAAGATGGGCTTTATCTTCCTCAACATGGTGCTGCTCACGCCAGCCTGCGGCTTGATCATCTTTGCGGACGAGCCGCTGTACGCGACTTACAGCGATCCGGCTGTCTGGGCGCGGGCGATGGGTTATTGCGTTGCCGGCGACCCGGCGCAGCTGCTTCGTCAGTTCGGCGGCCCGCAATTTTTTGGCTACCTGCAGCCCAACATCGATCAGCAGGTCGGTGGAATCCTGATGAAATTCATTCAGGAATTCATCTTTGCGTCGATGCTGGCGTACGTGTTTTACCATTGGTACAAGCAGGAAAACCGCGAGAACGACGAGGAAGAAGCGGAGGGAGCTGCGTTGTCTAACTCTTCGCTGAATCCACCCCCGCCTCAGACCGGATCTTAA